TCAATTCAGTATCTGATCTAGGTAAGGACATTGTGGTAGCAGGGTGCTTACCTGCAGCCCAGCCCGATATCCTGGACGGTATCAACTACCCGTCAGTAACACCTGCTTCACTGGATAATATTACCGATATTGTAGGTAGTAATGGTATTACTGCCCCTGCCCCCTATGATGTTCCAATACTGGATGGTGTAACAGGTATTGTTAGCATTTCACAGGGATGTGCAAGACAGTGCTCCTACTGTATTGTAAAGCAGGCCAGGGGCAAACTGGTAAGCCGCCCTGTTCACGATATTGTTGATGAGATAAGGTTACTTGTACGGCGTGGTGCCAGGGAGATCCAGCTTACTTCACAGGACACATCGGCTTACGGCATGGATATGGGCATAAAACTGCCTGAACTGCTACGTGACGTAACCACTGTTGAAGGGGATTATATGATAAGAGTTGGCATGATGAACCCGTCCACGGTTATTGACATTATCGACGATGTAATTGAATCCTTTAAAAGTCCGCATATTTTCAAGTTCCTTCACATTCCTATACAGTCCGGATCAGATAGGGTCCTGCAACACATGAACCGCAAGCATACATCAGAAGAGTTCGAATATATCGTTGATACGTTCAGGAACAATTTTCCTGGAATGGTAATCTCAACAGATTTTATTGTAGGGTATCCTACAGAGACCGAGCAGGACTTTATTGATACACTGGAATTGCTAAAGGAAATTCGTCCTCAGAAGGTCAATATCACCAGGTATTCACCACGACCGAACACACCCTCATCCCAACTGCGTGACCTGCCATCATGGAAGAAAAAAGAACGCTCACGTAGACTGACGGAAGTACATCATACTGTTAACAGGGAACTGCTCAAAAAGAGGATAGGGGATACTCTACATGTTTTGACAACAGAAGTGGGTAAGGATAATTCCACTATAGGACGGGATATCTATTACAATAACATCGTAGTGAAAGAGGATTTACCGTTAGGTAACTGGTACTATATGAAAATAACAGGTTCTACTATCACTTACCTGATAGGTGAAATTAAAATATAAAAAAAAACCAGTAAAAAAGAATGAACAGGGGTAAAAAGTACCCCTTTTCAATTAATGGTGGCCTTTATGGGATGCCAGTTCTGCCTGCCGTTTGTTGTATGCATTCTCGGTGGCTTCCAAGCATGATTCACAGATTTCCGCCACTTTTTCCTTATAATAAGGCTCGCTGAAATCAGGAACTCTCATTTCCACGGCATACAGTTGTTCACCCTTTCTTCCACAAAGGTTGCATTTGGAACCTTTTGCCTTTGCACGGATTTTATTGGCGTCATGGGAGGCGTTGGTGCATTCCTCGCAAATGGCCATCCACATCCCTGTAGGGTAGGCGTTTCTGAATCTCGGTACATCGGGTTTCACAGGACATAGAGTAGGTCTTCCTACTCCGCATAGATCACAATCTGCCATATTTTTCACCTCCTATTATAATCCCAATACATTAGCCGCATTTGCTGCCCAGTTGACGAATGGTTCAGGAACAATTCCTATTGCCAGCACGCCTATAATTGCCAGCAGTATAGCCAGTGCATATGCTCCGGGTACTTTCAATTTTTCATCGGACGAAGGCGGAAGTACATACATATATTTCACAACCCTGGCGTAATAATACAGGGACAATGCACTATTCAATATGGCAAAGATCACCAGGAGCAAAAATCCTCCTTGCAGCACTGAATAGAACAGTATGAACTTACTGACAAAACCTGCTGTTGGTGGAATACCAGCCAGGGCAAACAGGAATATCATAATGCTGAATGCCAAGAATGGAGACCTTTTACCCAGTCCGGCAAAGTTATCCAGATGATCAACGTCCTTAGCATTACTGTTCTCCTTCAACAACATATATCCCAGTGCTGCCACTGCAATGAAAGCACCCGTCTTCATGAAAGCATGGGACATAACATACAGTATGCCTCCAGTCAATGCCTCGGGTGACATGACTACAAACACCATGGAAATATATCCTGCCTGTGCCACTGAAGAATAAGCCAGCATTCGCTTTAAGCTCCTTTGGCTAAGGGCAACCACATTCCCAAGGGTCATAGTAATTATTGCAAGAATCATGAACACCATTGCTATATCGATCTTGATGGCTATCATTGCTACCAGGAATATCCTGAAAGCTGCAACGAATGCCATCTTCTTTGACCCGGCTGCCAGTAATGCTGATATAACGGTGGGTGCGCCTTGATATGTATCCGGCGCCCACATATGGAACGGTACCAATGCCATCTTAAATCCAAATCCGGCCACAATCAGCATCAAAGCTATTACACCCATTGGACTCTGGAGGACCGTGGGATTACTGTTAAAGAAAACTGCCAGTTCACTGATGTTTGTAAGGCCACCACTCATGCCATATATGTATGAAAGACCGAACAACAGCAATGTGGATGACAGGGCACCTACGATGAAGTACTTGACTGCCGCTTCCAGGCTATTTGAATCCTTCTTATTGAATCCTGCCAGTGCATAAGTGGATAAACTGGCCAGTTCAAACCCGATGAACATAGTTACAATATCTATCGCTGAGGCCACTACCATCATTCCGATGGTCCCGAGTAGTATTAGAGTATAATACTCGTCTTGATTCTGATGGCCATCATACTCCTTTATCGATGCTATAACCACAATCAGGGATACCACTAAGAATGTCAGCTTAAAGAACTGGCTCATTGGGTCAATGGTCAGGGAATCTGCCAGTATGCCTTCCATCTGTATATCATATATTCCCCTGCACACAATGACCAAGCTGGCCACTGCAAGGAATATTGTGGCAAGATATCCCAGTACCTTTTTCTGTGAATTTGCCAGAAACAGACCGATCATCATAATGGCAAGAGCCCCGATGGTCAATATCAGTTCTGGAGCGAATTGGGAAGCTAGTTCTATATAATTCATATCATCACTCCTGGAATGATTTTACTGGCATATTCAAACATTTCCATCACTGATCCCGGATATACTCCAAACAATATTATCAACAACACCAGTATCGCCATGGGTATCAGTTCGAAGTTAGCCAGATCATGAGGTTCACCAAGTTTCTCATTGTAACTGCCAAACATGGCACGTTGCAATGCCCACAAGTGATACCCGGCCGTAGCTACAATACCCAGCATTGCTATAAGTGCGTATATTGGCAGAGTCAGGTAACTTCCTGTAAGTACCATAAACTCGGCAATAAAACCGCTCATAGCCGGAAGTCCCAGTGATGCCATGAATCCACACATCATCAAGAAGGCAAGTTTGGGCATCCGGTCAGCCAATCCGCCCAGGTCTGGTATGATCCTGGTATGAACACTGTGCTGTATCACACCCACGCTCATGAAAAGCACGGCAGTGATCAGTCCGTGACTGAATTGCTGGAACATGGCTCCTGAAACTGACATGTAGTTGAATGCGGCAGCTCCAAGCATCACATAACCCATGTGGGCTACACTACTGTAAGCGACCATCTTTTTCAGATCTTTCTGGGCCAGTGCCAAAAATGTGGCATATAATATACTTACCACAGCCAGCACAGCCATCAATGTGATTATATCTGAGCGATATGGTCCCAGGCCATCCATCATTGGTAACAATACCCTAAACAGCCCGTAGCCGCCCATTTTAAGCAGCACACCAGCCAGCAGGACACTGCCTGCAGTGGGTGCTTCCACATGGGCATCCGGAAGCCAGGTATGGAAAGGTACGGTAGGCATCTTCACTAAAAACCCAAAGAACAGGGCAAGGAAAATACCAACTCTCATCTCAGGAGATGCGATGTCAGAAAATGCCTGTAACAATACAGGTATTTCGAAGGTATTAACACCGGTACTGAAATACAGCGCAAATATACCCAGCACCATTACAAGACTGGCAACATGAGTATAAATGAAGAACTTAATTGCTGCATAGTCCTTATTAGGACCGCCCCAGATACTTATCAGGAAGTACAGTGGTATTAGTGTCAGTTCCCAGAATATGTAGAACAGGAAGAAATCCAGGGCCATAAATACCCCAAACACTCCAGCCTGAAGTACCAGTATCAAAGCAAAGAACTGGTTGGGCTGTTTGTTCTCTCCCCATACATAAATTATGGTCAATGGACACAGTATCGCATTTAATAGTATCAACGGCATACTGACTCCGTCAACACCCAGATAATAACTTATCCCCATATAGTCCATCCATGGAATTTTATCTATGAACTGGAATTCCAGGAAAGCTAAACCTGATTTGAACTGGAGATATATCATTATCGTAAGTACAAATGATATTGCTGATGAGACAAATGCAACCATTCTGGCTGATTCACGGCTCTTAGCAAATAACAGCGTTAGGGCAGCACCTATGAGTGGGATGAACAATATTAACGAAAGTACATAATCCACCACTTAGATCACCTCCCAGAATGAAAGGATAAGGGCTATCAGGCCCACCCCTAAAATCGTTGCTGTGGCATAATTCTGCACCACGCCTGTTTGAATCTTTTTCAAGACTTCTGCTCCTCCTATGATAAATGAACTGATGCCGTCAATGATACCATCAACTATCTTACGGTCACTGAACTCACCGGCCAGGGCAAGTACTCCATAAGTGAACTTCAGGGATATCAGCTCAATGAATATCTCATGCTGGTAGTATCGCTTGGCAAGAATCGCGAATAACGGATTCTTCATATTCCCGATCGATGCCACACTTATCCACCGCCTGTTATAGATCACCCATGCTAACAGTAGTCCACCCACACCAACAATAACCGGTAATAGGAATATTATTGGGGAAGTTTCTTCTGTGATAATATGATGAAGTTTATCGTGATCTATTATACCATCATTACCACTTAATCCAGCAAGATGTTCAATCTCGTGATGATCATAGGTATGACCTACGAAATTCGTGAAAGGAATGAAGGTAAGCATTCCAAATACCAATGCAAATACAGCAAGAATTGATAAAACTCCTGTCATAGTTGCTGGCGACTCATGAGGATGTCTTTCCTGGCGGGGTTTGCCTGTGAATGCCATAAACCACAGCCTGAATGTATATATTGCTGTTAATAATGCCGCTAATATACCAAAGGCAAATGGGATCCAGTCATTAGTCATGTGGGCAAATATATATGAACCTTCTACGATGATCGCATCCTTACTGACAAAGCCGCTGGTACCAATAGGTGTACCAAGTATTTTAACAAATGGTATACCAATACCGGCAAGTGCCAGTGAAGAAAATAACATGGTGATCCCTGTGATCTTCATCTTACTCATCAGACCACCCATTTCACGCAGATCATTTGTACCAGTCGAATGAATGACACTACCTGCACACAAGAACAGACATGCTTTGAAGAAGGCATGATTGATCAGGTGGAACATGGCAAAACCTACTGCAGCTACACCTATTACCGATCCCATTCCCAGTGCCAGCATCATATATCCAAGCTGGCTGATCGTGGAAAAGGCAAGTACACGTTTAATATCATTCATTACCAGTCCCATGGTAGATGCGAACAGTGCTGTAAAACCTCCTATATAAGCTACAACAGTAAGTGTCGCAGGAATTGTAATTCCGGCTAATTCAACCCCAGGAGATGCAATGAACATCGGGAACGTCCTGGCAACCAGATACACACCAGCAGTAACCATAGTAGCTGCATGGATCAAGGCCGATACCGTAGTCGGACCTTCCATTGCATCAGGCAACCACACATGTAGCGGGAACTGCCCGCTCTTACCTACCGCACCGCCAAAGAAGAGCAGTGTAATGATAGTAAGTTGACCTGATGGTATATGATGAATATTGTCGAAGATCGTACTGAACTGGAGCAGATATACTGTCTCATGCCCGGTTATATGAGGAAGCACATGTTCTCTCATATTAAAGAATAATATTACTATACCAGCTAAGAACAGCACATCACCCACACGGGTTGTGAGGAATGCCTTCTTTCCGGCAGCAGCTGCTGTAGGTTTCCTGAACCAGAAACCAATTAGCAGATATGAACACAGACCTACCAGTTCCCAGGCAATAAAGAACTGAAGGATGTTGTCTGCCAGCACCACACCCAGCATAGCAGCAGTGAACAATGCGGTCTCTGCAAAATATCTGGGTTTGGCAGGGTCATGTGCCATATAACCTATAGCATAGATGTGAATGAGCAAACTCACAAAAGTGACCATCAACAACATTACACTTGCCAGAGGATCGATAAAAATACCAACGTTCAATACTGAAAACCAATGAGCAGATACCTCAATGGGCACATGTGTATTATATATCTGCAAAAATGCCATTACAGATATAATACAGGATATGGCGATTGCCACTATCGGTATATATCCTCCGCCTGAGGGTAGTTTCTTGCCAAAAGCAAGGGTAAGTACGAATGCTAACACCGGAAGTGCCGGTATCAAATATACTATATTATCAACAGCCATATCTTACCACCTCAGAATGTTGATATTGTCGATATTGACATTGTTCTTAGACCTGAATATACTCATTAATATTGCAAACCCGATAGCTGCTTCAGCCGCTGCAAGAGCAATACTGAACAGCACAAAAACATGACCGTTCACCTGGCTGAAATGTGATGCAAAAGCTATCAGGTTGATGTTAGCTGCATTTAGCATCAGTTCCACACACATCATAATCATGATTCCTGACCTTAATGTCATCACACCATAAGCACCAATGCAGAACACAATGGCTGCAACAATTAGATAATAACTGACCGGTAACATTACTCTTCCTCCTTCTTGGCCATGTAGAGACTCCCTAACAGTGCCGCTAACAGGACAAGTGCAAGGACCTCAAAGGGAATTACATATTTGGTGAACAACAGTCCTCCTACATGTTCAATCCCACTTGCGTCCGTTGACCCGTCCTCCCAGACTGTATAATCAATAGGTACACTTTCTGGCAGAGTGCTAGGCACAAAAGGCCCTAATCCGACAACACTAACTATCGCAAGCAATAATGCTGCCAACAATAAAAGTGCAGTCAACATGCTAATTACTCTACCTGTGCCTGATAATTGTTCCATATTCACTCCACCTCCTGGTTTCTCGTAGTAAGCATTACTGCAAAGAGTATCATCACACCAATGGCTCCTACATATACCAGTATCTGCACTACAGCTATGAACTGCGCATTAAGCAACACATAAAATCCGGCAGCAGCCATCATAGTTATAACACAATGGAAAGCACTGTGTACAACTTCCTTTGATTTTACCACCATGATGGATGAACCGATCATGATTATTGATATGATTGCAAATGGTATGATCTGCAGGTCTATCATTTCGTATACCCCCCTGTCCTGCCTTCAAGTTCGGCTTTATTAGGAGCTGCAAGCTGGTCAGGACTGTAGATTGTTTCTTCCTTGGTCCAACAAGCCATCTCAAAGTGTTTTGTCATAGACAGTGCCCCATTCGGACAAAAATCAACACACAATCCACAGAACATACAATGCCCGTTATCAAATTGTGGATACCATTTTCCGCTTTTTACAATCTCGATAACATTATTTGGACACATCTGGGAACATATACCGCATCCTACACATTTATCCATATCCAGATGTTGCTGCCCCCTGAATGCATCCGGCAGTTCCATAATTTCTTCCGGATATAGTCTCGTTACAGATTTTGTATATACAGTGCGAAGAGTTATTTGTAAATTTTTTAATACCATCTTTTTCCCCTCCTATGCCCACCATAACCCTATTATCGTGGACCACACAAGGTTCAGCAAAGCTAGTGGAATTAATACCTTCCAGCCTATATCTATGACCTGATCGATCCTGTATCTAGGCAGGGCAGCTCTGATCCATATGAAAAGCATCATCACTATTATTACCTTAGCAATTACCCAGAAGATTCCTGGAATGTATAGATTGCCGACAATAGGGAGACCATTCCATCCACCCAGGAATATCAGGGTAACAATAAAAGAACCCACAACTGCATGGAGATATTCAGCAAAGAATGCCAGCCCCCATCTCATCCCGCTGTATTCCGTAGCCCATCCTGCGACGAGTTCTTCTTCTGCTTCAGTTTGGTCAAAGGGTATTCGCCCCACATCAGCCAACAAGGCTATGAAGAATACTACAAAACCCAACGGCTGTGCAATAATGAACCAAATACTTGACTGGGCTTCCACTATCTCCACGATATCCAGTGAATGCGCCATTACTGCCACACTAATAATAGTAATACCTAGTGGAACTTCGTAACCGATCATCTTTGCTACGTTCCTGAACGCGGCAAGCACTGCATATTTACTGCTTGAACCCCATCCAGCCATAAATGTAGCAAAGATAGCCAATCCGGATACTGCTTCAAGATACAGGATACTGATATCCATTCGTGATACTGCTACTGCATAATAGTTCCCGTTGATATAAAGATAATCGAAGGGAATTACCGCCACCATCAAAAATCCTGATGTAAGTGCAACAATCGGTGCACCTATAAATAACCATTTATCAGCCTTGGCAGGGATAATATCTTCTTTAGTGAATAGTTTGATAGCATCTGCTATCAACTGCAATACACCAAATCGACCGCCTACCCGATTAGGACCGATCCTGGATTGCATATCTCCCAGGAACTTGCGCTCGAGATATACCATTACAAGAGCTCCACCGAATACGGCTCCTATCACCAGCCCGCCAAGAACACCCCTGATCCAGGGTGCAAATGGATTGGCTGCAAAAATAATAACAAGGTAATCCATAATAATTTCAAATATTCCCATAAATTACACCTCCTACCTGTCTACCTCACTGGTACAAGAATCCATACTCGCTGCTATGGCTGCCACATCAGCTACGTATCCTCCCAGCAATAATGGCGGTAGTGCCTGTGCCGTAGCAAATGCAGGACCCCTGATCCTGAAACGATATGGTTTATCGGAACCGTCAGAAATTATGTACATTCCCATTTCTCCCCTCGGATCTTCAATACGGGCATACACCTCTCCGGCTTTGGGCCGCGTGATATATGGTGTTACATCCTGCTTATACGGACCTGAAGGCATCTGGTCCAGACACTGTTCAATAATATAGATACTCTCAAGTATCTCAAGTAACCTTACTTTGACCCGAGAGAATACGTCACCATCAGTCTGGGTGATCACCTTAAAATCAAGATCATCATATACCAGATAAGGTTCCATCCGCCTTAGGTCATACTCCACGCCTGCGGCCCTCAATGGCGGTCCTGCCACTCCAAGTTCGCCCGCTTCTTTGGCAGTTAATACTCCTACACCTTTAGTCCTTCTGAGGTAGATCGAATCACTGGACAGCATCGCATCATGTGATTTGACCTGTTTCTTCAGTTCTCCCAGGGTTTTTAAAGCCATCTCCTTATAACCTGGCGGCAGGTCGTTCGCTACCCCGCCAAACCTTGCATAATTGTGGTTTAGTCTTGAGCCTGTAATAGCTTCCAGCAGGGACACTACCCCTTCCCGCTCCCTGACCATATAAATGAACATGGTCAAAAAGCCCACATCTGTAGCATATTCACCTATTCCTAACAGATGGCTTTGTAATCTGCAAAGCTCATTAGTTAATACCCTGAGATACTTGGCACGATCTGTAGGTTCTATGCCCAACAGTTCCTCAACACCACGGCAATATACATCGTTATTGGAATTGGAGGCAAGATAACATATCCTGTCAGTCAACGGAAGGATCTGGAGATATGTCCTGTCTTCAAACACCTTTTCCATACCTTTATGAATATAACCGATCTTGAGTTCGGCTTCCCTTATTGTTTCACCCTCTATCTTCAGATCAAGCAAAAAAGGACCTGGCTGCAGCGGATGCTGTGGTCCGAGATGCAGGAGTATCTCAGATGGTTTGGGTGGGGAAGTAATTTGAGTTGCTTCATGCGTCATTATTCATCACCTATGTTAAATCGGGATACCCGGCGTAATCTTTACGCAGTGGCCATTCTCCTTCCATTTCTTCTATCAGCAATAGGACCTTCATATACGGACAATCATTAAATTTGATCCCATAAAGTTCATATGTTTCCCTTTCATACCAGTTTGCATTCCAGTAGATACCACAGAGTGAGTCAATATTCGGATCATCTCGTGGTAAGGAAGCTTTTAATGTTATGACCAACGGTGCCGAATATGATGTAACATGATATACCACCTCCATTTTATCAGGAGGATAATCCACACCTGATACACAGGAAAGATGGTCGAAACCGTTGTCAAGTAAAAACTGCATGATCTCTTTTACTTTGCCTGGATCTATTCTTGCTACCGCCCTGTTAGGTGAGGGAACATCCACATCAGAAACTGCATCCTTGAACGTATTTGACAGTTCTATCATGATGGTTTTATCCATTTTTTCATCTCCCATCTTTTACACACCACCATCTGCCGGATTTGGTATTACAGTCCTGTCTTTCTCAGCCACGATCTTTTTCTGAAGTTCAATGAAACCCTGCAAAAGGGCTTCGGGTCTTGGTGGACAGCCAGGAATGTAAATATCCACAGGGAATATTTCATCAAGATGTGTGACTGTACTATATGATTCCCACCAGGGACCACCGGATATTGCACATTCACCCATCATCAATATCCACTTCGGTTCTAACATCTGGTCCCAGACCCTTTGCAGAGCAGGCAGGTATTTCTTGCTAACATAACCACTGATCATCATTACGTCAGCCTGTCTCGGGGAACACCTCGGAATGATACCGAACCTGTCAGTATCATAATGGGCTACACCTACGCATATTTGTTCAATTCCGCAGCAACCCATCGGATGGGTCATGAACCATAACGAGTTCTTTCTGCCCCAGTTCAAAATTTTCTGGAGCGGTGAATTTTTAATGAACTCTTGTATTGCGCTGGCAGAAGTGACCGAAACATTCGGCGGAAGCTCCATCTCTATCTCACCCATTCCAAGACCCCCTTCTTCCATTCATATATAAGTCCCAATAGTACAACAATCATAAACAATACCATCGCCAAAATGCTAAATCCTGTAGTAAAACCTGGTGTAGTTGTAATCACAGCATCATTCACATAAACAGTAACCCATGGGTAAAGGAACAATAATTCAACATCAAACAATACAAAAAGTATTGCATATGAATAATATTCAACATTGAACATCATATTCGCACTACCGGTGGGCACAGAACCACTTTCATAGGTTGTGAACTTGGCTAGTGTCTTGCTTCTCGGCGATATCTGCTTTACAATAAACATTATCGCCAATGGTATTACTAAACCAAATAGAATGAAAATAGCTACAGGTATAAAATTATCAATAATCTCCTCCATATCATCACCTATATGTCTTTTCGATATTGAGAGTTAAATTCTATATATAAAAATGTTATGAAATGTTCATGGGATTTTAGTGGTCCCATGTTTCATTATCGAGAATAACAGGTTAAACTTATAATCCCAACAAGAAAATCCTCTCTTCAGTTGGATTAACTTGATGCCTGACCAGGTCAAAGGCCCTTTGTTTTCACAATGTCAGACTCGATATCATCTACTTCGGCTGCAAAAGCAGTGGCAATCTCCTTCCCCATGCCTATAAAATCAGTGATGCCCAGGTAGGTCAGACAGGCAACTTCCACATCAGTAGGCGTGCCATTACATGAAATATTAATGCCAAAATGTATTTTCTCAGAGGAAATCCCCGCAGATGCTATGCTAACAGTCAATTTACCCGTACCAATAAAAATATCATCACCGTTGCGTATCGATTCTATGCCGTGGTGAAATAAGACATCTTTAGCACAGACAACCAGCAAGCGCTGCATATAATATGCAAGCCTTATGCTGCCCGGTGAATCGAACCGCTCAACTATGAAGTGCAGCATATCCCCGCCCTTGATGGCTAGATTATTTTGCAGGTCTTCCAGATCCTTGATATTTGAATCCGGAATGTCCATAGCCCCCCTGAACAACACAATGCTGTCCCCGGGAATATCTTTTGAATATGCCCACAGCGGCTCTATCTGGGAGCCGTCATAATCCAGGGTGCCGGATAGTATCTCTATTCTCATGGAACCTGATGCTCTGAGCGAATAAAATATAAAATAATACTACTTCCCTATTGTTATTTCCATTGCTGATACGTTGGTTTCGCCGCGGTCCGATGTTACCTTTTCTGTGGATATGAGAATATCCTTCACTTCCACATTATCAAGGAACCTGTTCCTCACCACTTCTGCAACATCAACAGCTCTTGAAATGGCCCTGCCGCGTGCTTTGATAGTTACTTTATTGGTACCACCATTGAACTGGGTTACCACTGCAAGTACATAGTTCATCACTGGTTTGTTACCGACATATACTACATCGTCATTTTCCATTTCGCCACCTCAATGAAATCAATATGGATATTAATACCTTTCAGCTATTCTACATATATTTTACTGATGAACCCTGTCAATAAAATGCTCACTTTGTTCGCATTTTCTAAGCCTACAGGAAAATATATACTTTCCTATACGTTGAAAAACCAATATTTACTCATTTTGTAAGTATCCTGGCATCCACTGCTACCGAGCCCCGGGAATACACGATCAACGGGTTAATGTCAATCTCAGTGATATCAGGATTCTTTTCAAGCATAGATGATAATGCGGTGATCACATCAATAATGGCTTTTAGATCAGCAGGTTCCCTGCCTCTCGCACCTTCGATGATAGGACTGCCCTTAATCTCCAATACCATCTCACGTGCCATCTCCCTGTCCACGGGCGTAACCCTGAAGGAAACATCCCTGCATATCTCCACAAATATTCCACCCAGTCCGAACATGATCACATGACCGAACTGAGGGTCCAGTTTAGCACCGATGATCACTTCAAGTCCGGGTTCGGCCATCTTCTGCAATACTACTCCTTCGATCCTTGCTTCCGGCAGGTGCTGTTTCACAGACTTCATCATCCTATGATATGCATCCTTTACCTCCTTATCCGAACCCAGGTCAAGTATAACGCCGCCCACATCGCTTTTATGGGTGATATCAGGTGAGACGAGTTTCATTACAACAGGATGACCCAGGGTTTTGGCCGCTTCCACGGCAGCCCCGGCTGAAGATACTGTAGCCATTGGGAGCACGGGAATATTCCAGTCCCCTAACAATTTCCAGAGCCGTTCCTCATTTTCGTTCATTCCTTCACCTTTTCTATAAACCCATGATGCTTGACCAGGGATGCCAGGGCCTTAACAGCCCTTTCAGGTACAGGGTAATTGGGAAGACCGCCAGTTTTTAAAATATCTATCCCTGCTTCTGTGCCCGCACCTCCAAGCCAGCATGTTATTACCGGTTTAAGACATCTACCGCGGTGAATATCTACAATAGCATTTGCCGGAATGCGTGAATCCCACATCACAGTATGCACATAGATCACGATCAACGCATCGATATTTGGGTCACGCAACATATGTTTGACGATACCGTTATAGGTCTCATAGGATGCCAGTCCGGCCGTATCTACCGGATTGCTGTATGATGCGAACTTCGGGACCAGTTCCTTGATACTGGCTCTTGTTCCCTGCTCAAAGCCCGGTATTG
The window above is part of the ANME-2 cluster archaeon genome. Proteins encoded here:
- the albA gene encoding DNA-binding protein Alba: MENDDVVYVGNKPVMNYVLAVVTQFNGGTNKVTIKARGRAISRAVDVAEVVRNRFLDNVEVKDILISTEKVTSDRGETNVSAMEITIGK
- a CDS encoding acetyl-CoA synthetase, which produces MNENEERLWKLLGDWNIPVLPMATVSSAGAAVEAAKTLGHPVVMKLVSPDITHKSDVGGVILDLGSDKEVKDAYHRMMKSVKQHLPEARIEGVVLQKMAEPGLEVIIGAKLDPQFGHVIMFGLGGIFVEICRDVSFRVTPVDREMAREMVLEIKGSPIIEGARGREPADLKAIIDVITALSSMLEKNPDITEIDINPLIVYSRGSVAVDARILTK